The following are from one region of the Propionispora vibrioides genome:
- a CDS encoding metal ABC transporter permease: MLEIFQFDFMQRAFIAGISIGLICPMIGMFIIMRRQSLIGDGLGHIAFAGVATGWLLGIYPVMSATIFTVAAALGIEELRARRPAFGDMILAIFFYTGMALAVLFSSMSKANNVNLMSYLFGSIVTVSPLDVKVIVGLAVIVLLIMRYIFKELLFITFDEEAAIVSGLPVKKINLIVALLIALTVSISMRIVGVLLVAALMIVPVAASLQISASFRRTIMNAILISELSVVSGLLGSFYLNLASGGTIVLSAVFLFILLFGLRQTIFDRYHAAR; encoded by the coding sequence ATGCTTGAAATTTTCCAGTTCGATTTTATGCAGCGGGCATTTATTGCCGGGATATCAATAGGACTTATTTGTCCTATGATCGGGATGTTTATCATTATGCGCCGGCAATCTTTGATTGGGGATGGACTTGGTCATATTGCCTTTGCCGGTGTTGCCACAGGATGGCTGTTAGGAATATATCCGGTCATGAGCGCCACTATTTTTACCGTAGCCGCAGCTTTGGGCATTGAAGAACTGCGTGCCAGAAGACCGGCCTTTGGTGATATGATTCTTGCCATTTTTTTCTATACCGGTATGGCTCTGGCGGTCTTATTTAGCAGCATGTCAAAAGCAAACAATGTGAATTTAATGAGTTATTTATTTGGAAGTATCGTTACAGTTAGCCCTTTAGACGTCAAAGTTATTGTAGGGCTAGCGGTAATTGTTTTGCTTATTATGCGCTATATTTTCAAGGAGTTGCTTTTTATAACGTTTGATGAAGAAGCCGCCATTGTAAGTGGATTACCTGTAAAAAAAATCAATCTCATTGTTGCACTTCTTATCGCTTTGACTGTTTCAATCTCCATGCGGATAGTCGGAGTTTTACTGGTGGCCGCGCTCATGATTGTGCCGGTTGCCGCCAGCCTGCAAATTTCAGCAAGCTTTCGCAGGACGATCATGAATGCAATACTCATTTCTGAACTATCGGTTGTAAGCGGTTTACTAGGCTCTTTTTATCTCAATCTTGCATCGGGCGGAACGATTGTCCTCAGTGCTGTTTTTCTATTTATTTTGTTATTTGGGTTGAGACAGACTATTTTCGACCGGTATCATGCAGCAAGATAA
- a CDS encoding permease produces the protein MDKVTWADLVNFKMIFFSVIIEALPFILVGVFVSSVLNLFLSEELIQKLLPQNRVLGIIIASILGILLPLCECGIVPVTRRLVQKGVPVSVAATFMLATPIINPVVLLATSVAFSLNPKMVWLRLGVAFLVSIVTGIVLSFVLKDNQLKENSDLHCDCCSGHMAKSDSIVGNLFYLLKGACSEFFEMGKFLIAGAFLSAIAQTTIPYSSLSTVGQAPFLSIIVMMVFAFFVSVCSSADAFIAASFGSSFTTGALIAFMVFGPMIDLKNTLMLYHSFRLRFVLTLIIVAVFLCVSLSYLSNLLVGGV, from the coding sequence ATGGATAAAGTCACATGGGCTGATCTCGTAAACTTTAAAATGATATTTTTTAGCGTTATCATCGAAGCATTACCCTTTATTTTGGTTGGAGTCTTTGTTTCGTCCGTGCTCAATTTGTTTTTGTCAGAAGAACTCATCCAGAAATTATTGCCGCAAAATCGGGTTTTGGGCATTATTATCGCCAGTATATTAGGCATATTACTGCCGCTATGTGAATGCGGAATAGTTCCGGTTACCAGGAGGCTGGTTCAAAAGGGAGTACCGGTTTCTGTTGCTGCGACGTTCATGCTTGCTACTCCCATTATTAACCCGGTCGTTCTTTTAGCCACTTCCGTGGCATTCAGTTTAAATCCCAAGATGGTTTGGCTGAGGCTTGGCGTAGCCTTCTTGGTTTCGATTGTTACCGGGATAGTATTAAGTTTTGTATTAAAGGATAACCAATTAAAAGAGAACTCTGACCTGCATTGTGATTGCTGTTCAGGGCACATGGCAAAGTCTGACTCTATCGTTGGCAACCTTTTTTATCTTCTAAAAGGAGCTTGCAGTGAGTTTTTTGAAATGGGAAAGTTTCTTATTGCCGGAGCTTTTTTAAGTGCCATAGCCCAGACGACAATCCCCTATTCGTCCCTGTCCACAGTCGGACAAGCCCCATTTCTATCTATTATCGTGATGATGGTGTTTGCATTTTTTGTTTCCGTATGTTCTTCGGCTGATGCTTTTATTGCAGCTTCCTTTGGGTCAAGTTTTACGACAGGAGCTCTTATCGCATTTATGGTGTTTGGACCGATGATTGACTTGAAAAACACGTTGATGCTTTATCATTCGTTTCGCCTTCGTTTTGTATTAACCTTGATCATTGTGGCTGTTTTTCTGTGTGTTAGTCTTTCCTATTTAAGCAACTTGCTGGTAGGAGGGGTGTAA
- a CDS encoding Fur family transcriptional regulator — MLKDIIEKLRSKGCKITPQRRIIIQSLIKFTKFPTASELCNDIRQTNPEISLDTVYRNLNLLIDMGVVNQINLPGKDANVFELSLEGHHHHLVCLGCGAADCLDYCPVDEKELQKATGLKFEIIGHSLELYGYCEKCKALSK, encoded by the coding sequence TTGCTAAAAGATATTATTGAGAAACTCCGGAGTAAAGGCTGCAAAATAACGCCTCAGCGTAGGATTATAATCCAATCATTAATCAAGTTTACAAAGTTCCCTACGGCTTCGGAGCTTTGCAATGATATCAGACAAACTAATCCCGAAATCAGCTTGGACACGGTATACCGAAATCTTAATTTACTTATTGATATGGGCGTTGTGAACCAAATCAACTTGCCCGGTAAGGACGCTAATGTTTTTGAGCTGTCTCTGGAGGGGCATCACCATCATCTGGTTTGTCTCGGCTGTGGAGCGGCTGATTGTCTGGATTATTGTCCGGTAGATGAGAAGGAATTACAGAAAGCAACAGGTTTGAAATTTGAGATTATTGGTCATTCATTGGAACTATACGGTTACTGCGAAAAATGCAAGGCACTTTCTAAATAA
- a CDS encoding metal ABC transporter substrate-binding protein, which produces MKKRFLSVFCLTLLMILFTSNLSFAAKPTIVTTIYPLYDFTKQVVGDKANVELLVPAGAEPHDWEPAPADMIKIKNAQMFVYNGAGMETWIDKLQASVLKGKKVVKASDYVTVLSAQFTEEGEPAPAGAIDPHIWLDPVNVQSIVQGIANAISEMDPANSNYYKSNANNYIAELQALDQEYQTLSNAPRKQIVTSHAAFGYMAKRYGLQQVAIMGLAPDAEPTPQRMAEIIRYVKANGIQYIFFETLVSPKLSEVIANEAGAQTLVLNPIEGLTDEEIAQGANYITEMKMNLANLKIALGVN; this is translated from the coding sequence ATGAAAAAAAGGTTTCTCAGTGTTTTTTGTTTGACTTTGTTAATGATCCTATTTACATCCAATCTTAGTTTTGCGGCAAAACCCACGATTGTTACAACCATTTATCCGCTCTATGATTTTACTAAGCAGGTAGTTGGCGACAAGGCAAATGTAGAGTTATTGGTCCCGGCAGGGGCGGAGCCGCATGACTGGGAACCGGCACCGGCCGATATGATCAAAATTAAAAATGCCCAAATGTTTGTTTATAACGGGGCGGGCATGGAGACATGGATTGATAAACTCCAGGCTTCCGTCTTGAAAGGTAAAAAAGTGGTTAAGGCTTCTGATTATGTGACTGTTCTTTCCGCTCAGTTTACCGAAGAAGGAGAACCAGCCCCGGCCGGTGCTATTGATCCTCATATTTGGTTAGACCCGGTCAATGTTCAGAGTATAGTGCAAGGAATTGCCAATGCAATTTCTGAAATGGACCCAGCTAATAGTAATTATTACAAAAGCAACGCTAATAATTACATAGCTGAGCTGCAGGCGCTGGATCAAGAGTATCAAACTCTTAGCAATGCGCCCCGGAAGCAAATTGTTACTTCCCATGCCGCATTTGGTTATATGGCCAAACGATATGGGCTGCAGCAGGTAGCGATCATGGGGTTAGCACCCGATGCCGAACCGACGCCGCAGCGAATGGCGGAAATTATTCGTTATGTCAAAGCTAATGGAATTCAATATATTTTCTTTGAAACTCTGGTCAGCCCGAAGTTATCCGAGGTTATTGCCAATGAAGCAGGGGCGCAGACACTGGTGCTGAATCCCATTGAAGGTTTAACCGATGAGGAAATCGCCCAGGGAGCCAACTACATTACCGAAATGAAAATGAACTTGGCTAACCTGAAAATAGCCTTGGGAGTAAATTAA
- a CDS encoding TIGR03943 family putative permease subunit → MLFRIRLSFDAIIKTFILFGYLMFLTWLIGTNDIRLYINPRYLELTQMTVLVLFVLVIVQALQIIYIKKDNHCHHSSRIVRNWLGYIPFLVSLMLAFYLPSSTLDAKLVGTKGFNTGVIAVSEQALADFAATMQQMPVIEVTDENYINVISALRLQPEKYVGKQITITGFVYKDLSFPSSELALVRYVTFCCSADAVPSGILCQINDEQNYSIGTWLRVQGTLALSEQQNKTIPLVSVEKVTPIEEPLQPYIYP, encoded by the coding sequence GTGTTATTCCGAATTCGGCTTAGTTTTGATGCAATTATAAAAACCTTTATCCTTTTTGGTTACCTAATGTTTTTAACATGGCTGATAGGAACCAATGATATTCGGCTATATATCAATCCCCGCTACCTGGAGCTTACACAAATGACAGTATTAGTATTGTTTGTACTGGTTATTGTTCAGGCGCTGCAAATTATATACATAAAGAAAGATAACCACTGTCATCATTCTAGCCGGATAGTAAGGAATTGGCTGGGATATATACCGTTTTTAGTATCACTCATGTTGGCTTTTTATTTACCCAGCAGTACATTAGATGCCAAATTAGTCGGAACGAAGGGGTTTAATACCGGTGTTATTGCTGTTAGTGAGCAAGCTTTGGCCGATTTTGCCGCTACTATGCAGCAAATGCCAGTGATCGAGGTTACCGACGAAAATTATATTAATGTGATATCGGCGTTAAGACTTCAGCCAGAAAAATATGTAGGTAAGCAAATAACAATTACCGGATTTGTTTATAAAGATTTGTCATTTCCCTCGTCGGAGCTGGCATTAGTCAGGTATGTAACTTTTTGCTGCTCGGCGGATGCAGTACCTTCCGGCATTTTATGCCAGATTAATGATGAACAAAATTATTCTATCGGAACCTGGTTGAGGGTCCAAGGTACTCTGGCGTTAAGCGAGCAGCAGAATAAGACAATACCCCTGGTTTCTGTCGAGAAAGTCACTCCCATTGAAGAGCCGCTGCAACCGTATATTTACCCGTAA
- a CDS encoding ExbD/TolR family protein: MKLSNLRSPKSPKIMIIPMIDIIFFLLVFFMMSTLYMVEQNTLSVALPQTLSAQSSQVSFVPITITSQATIIFNQDEISSEVLASRIQAELLRDPETAFILRGDRQVEYGQVIGILDKLKKAGVRKITVATELKR, from the coding sequence ATGAAGCTCAGTAATCTGCGCAGCCCAAAATCGCCGAAAATCATGATTATTCCCATGATCGATATTATCTTTTTCTTATTAGTATTTTTTATGATGAGCACCCTCTACATGGTCGAACAAAATACGCTTTCCGTAGCTTTGCCGCAGACATTGTCAGCCCAATCGAGCCAGGTTTCGTTCGTGCCGATTACAATTACATCACAGGCAACTATTATCTTCAACCAGGATGAAATATCTTCAGAAGTATTAGCGTCTCGTATTCAGGCAGAACTTCTGCGCGATCCGGAAACCGCGTTTATCTTGAGAGGCGACCGCCAGGTTGAATATGGCCAGGTTATTGGAATATTGGATAAGCTTAAAAAGGCTGGTGTACGGAAAATTACTGTGGCCACCGAATTAAAACGCTAA
- a CDS encoding tetratricopeptide repeat protein, which translates to MPKNTCWYRAVLISFLLHCLLLAGAGWMTMSYTAAPAEEQYTEMELEPDTAAIDAPTDEPTEQNPPSTEVAQKEKATKEPQQSVGKKQSDISPGPLPAKASQKDIPEQMLSHYTKEQLNLALAQYNQALTFNSHSAFAYSNRGQVYYDKGELDKALADFTQALKINPQLVPAHIGRGFIFIKQDQWDLALEDFNQALQIAPQEALAYYGRALCLLKNGDKQKATNDFRSFIQYAKPEYNHFIQIAYQYSQN; encoded by the coding sequence ATGCCCAAGAATACGTGTTGGTACAGAGCGGTATTGATATCTTTCTTGCTCCACTGTTTGTTGCTGGCCGGGGCTGGTTGGATGACAATGAGCTATACGGCTGCGCCCGCAGAAGAACAGTATACAGAAATGGAACTTGAGCCTGATACTGCTGCGATAGATGCACCGACGGATGAGCCAACAGAACAGAACCCTCCTTCTACTGAGGTGGCGCAAAAAGAGAAAGCAACAAAAGAGCCGCAGCAATCGGTGGGGAAAAAACAGAGTGATATTTCTCCGGGGCCATTGCCGGCTAAAGCGTCGCAAAAGGATATACCGGAACAAATGTTATCTCATTATACAAAAGAACAGCTAAATCTGGCTTTGGCTCAATATAACCAAGCCTTGACCTTCAATTCTCATTCTGCCTTTGCTTATAGCAACCGAGGTCAGGTTTATTACGATAAAGGAGAACTTGACAAAGCTCTTGCAGATTTCACGCAGGCTTTGAAGATAAATCCTCAGCTTGTACCAGCACATATAGGACGCGGGTTCATTTTTATAAAACAAGATCAATGGGATTTGGCACTGGAAGACTTTAACCAAGCGCTTCAGATTGCTCCTCAAGAGGCACTTGCCTACTATGGACGGGCGTTGTGTCTTTTAAAAAACGGCGATAAACAAAAGGCGACTAATGATTTTCGCTCTTTTATCCAATATGCGAAACCCGAGTATAATCACTTTATACAAATAGCCTACCAATACTCTCAGAACTAG
- a CDS encoding MotA/TolQ/ExbB proton channel family protein, translating to MWPLLLCSIIVIAIALERGVYFRRHAHSDVKYLQALLVEQLKVGNWEKAREICERSRGIPADMLAQALRRPFEDSRQLEQVIDGIATTAVTDLSYRLEYLDTIVTLAPLLGLLGTVTGMIQSFSVLTIKGGQPLVITGGVGEALIATATGLCVAILALVIHSYFSHHVNTVISDMERMSNYVLSAIPRRLPHEAQ from the coding sequence ATGTGGCCGTTATTGCTATGTTCAATCATTGTAATCGCCATTGCTTTAGAACGCGGAGTATATTTTCGTCGCCATGCGCATAGTGACGTAAAATACCTGCAGGCGCTGTTAGTTGAGCAGTTAAAGGTGGGAAACTGGGAAAAGGCCAGAGAAATCTGTGAGAGATCACGAGGGATTCCGGCAGATATGCTGGCGCAGGCATTAAGGCGGCCGTTTGAAGATTCCCGGCAACTGGAACAAGTGATTGATGGGATAGCAACAACAGCTGTTACTGATTTAAGCTACCGCCTGGAGTATTTGGATACCATCGTGACTCTCGCACCGCTGCTTGGGTTATTAGGAACCGTGACGGGTATGATTCAATCCTTTAGTGTGCTAACCATCAAAGGGGGGCAGCCGTTGGTGATTACCGGTGGAGTAGGCGAAGCCTTAATTGCGACAGCAACGGGATTATGCGTGGCTATTTTGGCGCTGGTCATACACAGTTATTTTTCTCATCACGTTAACACGGTAATTTCCGATATGGAACGAATGTCAAATTACGTGTTAAGTGCCATTCCACGGAGGTTACCGCATGAAGCTCAGTAA
- a CDS encoding DedA family protein, with amino-acid sequence MFDKILGILSNLGLPGVFAGVFLEAIGLPFPGSVLVALAGFLSKQGEFNIIVAWLVSLLGYLLGSLSAFMIGRRMGGPFIKRWSRYIRLTPERIDKAQELLQKSAPVYIIGGRFVPTVGNVTPYVAGISGISIVKFLVYDMVHALLWLTIFLGAGAMLGSKWQRLADNPWLEWVAIGGSLLISVYVFRDLLSVHNKNKG; translated from the coding sequence TTGTTCGATAAGATTCTTGGAATTTTAAGCAACCTGGGATTGCCCGGGGTGTTTGCCGGAGTTTTTTTAGAAGCAATAGGACTGCCCTTTCCTGGCAGTGTATTAGTAGCTTTGGCCGGTTTTTTGTCAAAGCAAGGAGAGTTTAATATTATCGTAGCCTGGCTGGTGTCTCTGCTAGGTTACCTGCTGGGCTCGCTTTCTGCCTTTATGATAGGACGTCGAATGGGAGGACCCTTTATAAAGAGATGGTCGAGATATATCAGGTTGACTCCGGAACGGATTGATAAGGCCCAGGAACTTTTGCAAAAGTCTGCCCCTGTTTATATTATTGGCGGTCGCTTTGTACCAACGGTAGGCAACGTTACTCCCTATGTTGCCGGCATCAGCGGTATTTCTATTGTTAAATTTCTTGTCTATGACATGGTACACGCGCTTCTCTGGTTAACCATCTTTTTAGGTGCCGGGGCTATGCTCGGCAGCAAATGGCAAAGGCTGGCAGACAATCCGTGGCTTGAGTGGGTTGCTATCGGCGGCAGTTTGTTAATATCGGTTTATGTGTTTAGAGACTTACTTTCTGTACATAACAAAAATAAGGGGTAA
- a CDS encoding Fur family transcriptional regulator: MNEIIAFLRKKDYRITVQRKAILESLVTCGQFFSAQQVFDNVKRTYQDISFDTIYRNLNLFSAFGLLQQIHLPKGDGSVFEITEEPHPHLICLRCGKIQCVDNTLVDLTVINEALWPGFTICRYSLEFYGYCSECRDAQRLSEERKETNVCI, encoded by the coding sequence GTGAACGAAATCATAGCGTTTCTGAGAAAAAAAGATTACCGAATTACTGTACAGAGAAAAGCGATTCTTGAGTCGCTCGTAACATGTGGCCAGTTCTTTTCGGCTCAACAAGTATTTGACAACGTAAAACGGACGTATCAGGATATAAGTTTTGATACAATTTATCGTAACTTAAACTTGTTTAGTGCGTTTGGCTTACTCCAACAGATACATCTGCCTAAAGGAGATGGAAGTGTCTTTGAAATTACGGAGGAGCCACATCCCCATTTGATATGTCTCAGGTGCGGTAAGATCCAGTGCGTGGATAATACTCTTGTTGATTTAACCGTTATAAATGAAGCCTTATGGCCAGGTTTTACAATCTGTAGATATTCCCTCGAATTTTACGGCTATTGTTCGGAATGCAGAGATGCTCAGCGATTATCGGAAGAAAGGAAAGAAACTAATGTATGCATTTGA
- a CDS encoding metal ABC transporter ATP-binding protein, with protein MYAFELEDVMFAYPNNIVLEKLNFKVELGDFVAMIGPNGAGKSTVLKLCVGILKPISGQVKILGELAAQFQNWKQIAYISQNPLRERSFPATVAEVVAMGRAAALGLGNDIKKEDREIIQQSLEWVGMYEHRRDIIGRLSGGQQQRVMIARALAAQAAILVLDEPTAGIDSMATNAIYGLLKKLNTSLETTIVVVSHDVDGIAQYADKVIKINKGVEYYGSSETFRKPDGLCLGLQTTSGREPSDTIGDGSHA; from the coding sequence ATGTATGCATTTGAGCTAGAAGATGTGATGTTTGCGTATCCCAACAATATCGTCCTGGAAAAGCTTAATTTTAAAGTGGAATTAGGCGATTTTGTTGCGATGATTGGTCCCAACGGAGCGGGAAAATCTACGGTGCTGAAGCTATGTGTCGGCATATTAAAGCCCATATCCGGACAAGTAAAGATACTGGGAGAGCTGGCTGCCCAGTTTCAGAATTGGAAACAGATTGCTTATATTTCGCAAAATCCTCTGCGGGAACGCAGCTTTCCGGCGACTGTCGCTGAGGTTGTCGCAATGGGAAGGGCCGCCGCATTAGGGCTAGGGAATGATATCAAAAAGGAAGACCGGGAAATCATTCAGCAGTCGTTGGAATGGGTCGGGATGTATGAGCATAGGCGGGATATAATTGGCCGGCTTTCGGGTGGACAGCAGCAACGGGTTATGATTGCCCGTGCGTTGGCTGCACAAGCCGCTATTTTAGTTTTAGATGAACCCACGGCCGGAATCGACAGTATGGCAACAAACGCTATCTATGGGTTGCTGAAAAAACTAAATACCAGTTTAGAGACTACGATTGTAGTCGTATCTCATGACGTGGATGGTATCGCTCAGTATGCTGATAAAGTGATAAAAATAAATAAAGGTGTTGAGTATTATGGCAGTTCCGAAACGTTTCGGAAACCTGACGGTCTATGTCTGGGGTTACAGACCACTAGCGGTCGCGAACCAAGTGATACTATAGGAGATGGAAGCCATGCTTGA